CCTACAAACAGCATAAAGAACTCATACATATTAGTCATGGTGTATCCCAGGAACTGAGTGCTTTTGCCTGGTTCAGGGTACAGTGCGCTGAGCGTGCCGGCCAGTTTATTGGCATTGGCATTGGCCAGGAACCAAACGGCCATAAGCAGAGAGGCAAACTTCACAGGAGACAGCTTGTTTACAAGGGCCAGGCCTATGGGGGAAAGGCAAAGCTCGCCCCAGGTATGTAAAGCATACATACCAATCAGGTACATCATGGTCACTTTGACACCAGGCGCCACATCCTTCACACCAAATGCTATCACAATATAGCCGATAGCCAGCAGCATAAGGCCAATGGCCATTTTGGTAGGGGAAGAAGGTTCATATTTACCCAGCTTCAGCCATAACCATGCAAATGCCGGTGCAAACACTACCACAAAAATGGAGTTTAAAGACTGGAAGGTACTGGCCGGCAGTTCTTTTAAAGTTACTGCTCCCTTTCCGCTAATGAAGAGGGCAATGTTGAGGTAGATCAGGAAGCCTACCACTGCAGCTAATAAAATGTAAATGATCACCCTTACGCCACGTGGATCATTTTGCAGGCCACGTTTTGCATTCACAAAGGCTTTGAAGAGCAGGTATATTAAACCGGCAGAGATCAGGCTGATCAGCCAAACAGGAATATTCCAGTTCAATTCCCTGTTTGTTTGCTCATCTGCAAAGAAAGTGAGGGATGCGCCTGCCTGTTCAAAGGCAGCCCAGAAGAAGATCACAAAGAAAGCCACGATAAAGATCACTCCTATCTTTTTCTTCTCTGTAGACGTGAGTTTTTTATCAGATAAGATCATTACCAGGATGGCAAGCATAGACAGTGGCAGCAGGTAAACAAGGTACCCGAATATTTTGGCATCCACATACAGCATGCCTATCATAACAATGGACATAATGAAGAGCCCCAAATAGGTTACTATGCCTTTAGTATATTTTGCACCTTCCGGCGGAATGCCTAATGGAGAGCCATCGGCCTTGCGGATATAATAATTTTTCAGCCATTGGAAAACAATCACACTCAGCAGCATGGCAATACCAGCCGCCAGGAAAGACCATTTAAAGTCGGTCGGATCTCCTGTGTCTCCCACAAAACCGCAAACAGCGGGGCCCAGCGCACCACCTACGTTAATACCCATATAGAAAATGGTGTAAGCAGCATCCACCCTGCGGTCGCCTTCCGGATATAGCTGACCTACCATAGAAGAGATATTGGGCTTGAAGAAACCGTTACCGGTGATCATAAACCCTAAACCTGTAAAGAATAAGAAGGTGGAAAGATCTGGCGAGCTTTGGTAAACAGAGGCACAACCAAAGAGTATGAACTCTCCCAGGGCCATGAGCAAGCCTCCGAGGATGATAGATCTCCTGTTACCCCAGTAACGGTCTGCAACAAAACCTCCGATCAGAGGTGTCAGATAACTAAGGCTGGTGTAACTTCCATAGAGGCTGGAAGCAAATACTTTGTCAAAAGCCAGGGCTTTGGTAAGGAATAATACCAGGATGGCCCTCATTCCATAGTAGTTAAAACGCTCCCACATTTCAGTGGCAAATAACACGTAAAGCCCTTTCGGGTGCCCCTTTGGAGTAGCTGGTGAATTCATAAATGGTCAGTTAAATTTTGCTGTTTTTCTGTGACGATAAGTTGACGATAAGCAGTATCAATATAAATTTTGCGCTGAAAGATAAAGAAAATCAGACATCTGCATGAAAAAAGTGGCTTTTTTGACCGTACTTTGC
This DNA window, taken from Chitinophaga niabensis, encodes the following:
- a CDS encoding peptide MFS transporter; its protein translation is MNSPATPKGHPKGLYVLFATEMWERFNYYGMRAILVLFLTKALAFDKVFASSLYGSYTSLSYLTPLIGGFVADRYWGNRRSIILGGLLMALGEFILFGCASVYQSSPDLSTFLFFTGLGFMITGNGFFKPNISSMVGQLYPEGDRRVDAAYTIFYMGINVGGALGPAVCGFVGDTGDPTDFKWSFLAAGIAMLLSVIVFQWLKNYYIRKADGSPLGIPPEGAKYTKGIVTYLGLFIMSIVMIGMLYVDAKIFGYLVYLLPLSMLAILVMILSDKKLTSTEKKKIGVIFIVAFFVIFFWAAFEQAGASLTFFADEQTNRELNWNIPVWLISLISAGLIYLLFKAFVNAKRGLQNDPRGVRVIIYILLAAVVGFLIYLNIALFISGKGAVTLKELPASTFQSLNSIFVVVFAPAFAWLWLKLGKYEPSSPTKMAIGLMLLAIGYIVIAFGVKDVAPGVKVTMMYLIGMYALHTWGELCLSPIGLALVNKLSPVKFASLLMAVWFLANANANKLAGTLSALYPEPGKSTQFLGYTMTNMYEFFMLFVGMAGVASLILFGITKQLQKMMNAQ